Proteins encoded within one genomic window of Leptospira stimsonii:
- a CDS encoding OmpA/MotB family protein — MKSFLTDSFLLFFALLLAINPLFADAIYYPWEYNKVYNEKIALEIELDSLRTRYRNETENFKKERLEIESKLRSLEDLLAREKEFRSKDNDLSEEKIKALENQIAVLKAKSTNKEKELIEENERQAKKFRELLENLKEELEKERAACQKKTEALQKEYEKKIGDLEARILSLNDEISKLKNLSENQKKELDRLSEQANELETKLTDEIKKGQIRLKRFHNRLVINIDDKISFDSGSADLKKAILPALDKIKDILVNYPGNLIIIEGHTDNIPIRTKKFADNWQLSGERALSVLHYFLENKNLDARNMSLAGYGEFQPIVSNDTPENRALNRRVDIVVVPR; from the coding sequence ATGAAATCGTTTTTAACTGATTCTTTCCTTCTATTCTTCGCTCTTCTACTCGCAATCAACCCGCTTTTTGCCGACGCCATTTATTATCCCTGGGAATACAACAAGGTTTACAACGAGAAGATCGCTCTGGAAATCGAATTGGATTCCCTAAGAACCAGATACAGAAACGAAACCGAAAATTTTAAAAAGGAAAGATTGGAGATAGAATCCAAACTTCGATCCTTAGAAGATCTTTTGGCGAGAGAGAAAGAATTCAGATCCAAGGACAACGATCTCAGCGAAGAGAAAATCAAAGCGCTTGAAAATCAGATCGCGGTTTTAAAGGCGAAAAGTACGAATAAGGAAAAGGAGCTCATCGAAGAAAACGAAAGACAGGCGAAAAAATTTCGAGAGCTCTTGGAAAATCTAAAGGAAGAACTCGAAAAGGAAAGAGCCGCTTGTCAGAAAAAGACCGAAGCCTTACAAAAGGAATACGAGAAAAAGATCGGAGATCTCGAAGCCAGAATCCTTTCCTTAAACGATGAAATCTCGAAACTCAAAAATCTTTCCGAAAATCAAAAGAAAGAATTGGATCGACTTTCCGAACAAGCCAACGAACTGGAAACCAAACTGACCGACGAAATTAAAAAGGGTCAAATCCGTCTCAAACGATTCCACAATCGACTCGTAATCAATATCGACGATAAAATCTCCTTTGACTCAGGTTCGGCTGATCTCAAAAAAGCGATTCTTCCGGCTTTGGATAAAATCAAAGACATTCTTGTAAATTATCCTGGAAACCTCATCATCATCGAAGGTCATACGGACAATATTCCGATCCGAACCAAGAAGTTCGCGGACAACTGGCAGTTGTCCGGAGAAAGAGCCCTTTCCGTTCTCCATTATTTTTTAGAGAACAAAAACCTAGACGCAAGAAACATGTCTCTTGCCGGGTATGGAGAATTCCAACCGATCGTGTCAAACGATACTCCTGAAAACCGTGCTCTCAACCGAAGAGTTGATATCGTAGTTGTTCCTCGTTGA